From Streptomyces asiaticus, one genomic window encodes:
- a CDS encoding YfjP family GTPase — MAGNGGNGGNEGGGSGGGGRAAGDRHTWDDGLIARRAHRRAAGRAAGRPARAMDQEAAEEAAPDIPGAVADYFPGEETGRRSFGGPPYAVYQAGVRSFATGTLRPRLEALRQLVGLSRSRLEGRTLAGAARVLDEADARGRHPYGHTVVAVAGATGSGKSTLFNALAGAPLSETGVRRPTTATPLACAWTDHADGLLDRLGIPAVDRRNPGYPYDPALRGLVLLDLPDHDSAAPGHRERVDRLLGLVDAVVWVVDPEKYADAVLHERYLRPLAGYAEVTFVVLNQVDRLPGEAADQVLDDLRRLLDEDGLALGEHGEPGAAVLALSALTGEGVGELREMLARLTAECGAAERRLSADVAGTMTRLRPHYVADSGPVGLTERARAEFEDRLAEAAGAGAAGKAAERAWLRDTEWACGTPWGRLRGRKGHASGSSRGGGSRGGGSRGSRASEAGEWTEWTEIPGARARTVAVEAVTARPAVEEAVRTLGDEATAGLPGPWAQAVREAAGWGGRGLAEAVDEAVAAETTHRRPVRPVWWSMVAAAQVTVLLAQVIGVLWLLGAMAGVFGGPEWWMPTLLVLGGAAVGPTLAWGSRAAARGPARRHGRSVEGRLREAAAECGRRRVLEPVETELARYGEVRAQYVVAAGGA, encoded by the coding sequence ATGGCGGGCAACGGCGGCAACGGCGGCAACGAGGGCGGCGGGAGCGGCGGGGGAGGCCGGGCGGCGGGGGACCGCCATACCTGGGACGACGGCCTGATCGCCCGGCGGGCGCACCGCCGGGCCGCCGGGCGTGCCGCGGGCCGCCCGGCCCGTGCGATGGACCAGGAGGCGGCGGAGGAGGCCGCGCCGGACATCCCCGGCGCCGTGGCGGACTACTTCCCGGGGGAGGAGACCGGTCGGCGGTCCTTCGGCGGCCCCCCGTACGCCGTCTACCAGGCCGGCGTCCGCAGCTTCGCCACGGGCACCCTGCGGCCCCGTCTGGAGGCCCTGCGCCAGCTCGTCGGGCTGTCCCGGTCCCGGCTCGAGGGGCGCACGCTCGCCGGGGCCGCGCGGGTGCTCGACGAGGCGGACGCGCGGGGACGGCATCCTTACGGGCACACCGTGGTCGCCGTCGCCGGGGCCACCGGAAGCGGTAAGTCGACACTGTTCAACGCCCTTGCCGGAGCCCCCCTCTCCGAGACCGGCGTCCGCCGACCGACCACCGCCACGCCCCTCGCCTGCGCGTGGACCGACCACGCCGACGGCCTGCTGGACCGCCTCGGCATCCCGGCGGTGGACCGGCGCAACCCGGGCTATCCGTACGACCCCGCGCTGCGCGGCCTGGTCCTGCTCGACCTGCCCGACCACGACTCGGCCGCCCCGGGCCACCGCGAGCGGGTGGACCGGCTGCTGGGTCTCGTGGACGCGGTGGTGTGGGTGGTGGACCCCGAGAAGTACGCGGACGCCGTCCTCCATGAGCGCTATCTGCGGCCACTCGCCGGATACGCCGAGGTGACCTTCGTCGTGCTCAACCAGGTGGACCGGCTCCCGGGCGAGGCCGCGGACCAGGTGCTGGACGATCTGCGGCGGCTGCTGGACGAGGACGGGCTCGCTCTCGGGGAGCACGGGGAGCCGGGGGCCGCCGTGCTCGCGCTGTCCGCGCTGACCGGCGAGGGCGTCGGGGAGCTCCGGGAGATGCTCGCGCGGCTCACGGCCGAGTGCGGGGCGGCCGAGCGCCGGCTGTCGGCGGACGTGGCCGGCACGATGACGCGGCTGCGGCCGCACTATGTGGCGGACAGCGGGCCGGTCGGGCTCACCGAGCGGGCGCGGGCGGAGTTCGAGGACCGGCTGGCCGAGGCGGCGGGCGCGGGCGCGGCCGGGAAGGCGGCCGAGCGCGCCTGGCTGAGGGACACGGAGTGGGCGTGCGGAACGCCCTGGGGGCGGCTGCGGGGGAGGAAGGGCCACGCCTCGGGGAGCTCTCGGGGCGGCGGCTCTCGAGGCGGCGGCTCTCGGGGGTCGCGAGCATCCGAGGCCGGGGAGTGGACGGAGTGGACGGAGATCCCGGGCGCGCGGGCGCGCACGGTGGCGGTGGAGGCGGTCACGGCGCGCCCGGCGGTGGAGGAGGCGGTACGCACGCTCGGCGACGAGGCGACGGCCGGGCTGCCCGGTCCATGGGCCCAGGCCGTCCGGGAGGCGGCGGGGTGGGGCGGCAGGGGGTTGGCGGAGGCGGTCGACGAGGCGGTGGCGGCCGAGACGACACACCGGCGGCCGGTCCGGCCCGTGTGGTGGTCGATGGTGGCGGCGGCTCAGGTGACCGTGCTGCTGGCGCAAGTGATCGGGGTGCTGTGGCTGTTGGGGGCCATGGCCGGGGTGTTCGGCGGGCCGGAGTGGTGGATGCCCACGCTGCTGGTGCTGGGCGGCGCGGCGGTCGGCCCGACGCTGGCGTGGGGCTCCCGGGCGGCCGCGCGGGGGCCCGCCCGGCGCCACGGCCGGTCGGTGGAGGGCCGCCTGCGGGAGGCGGCGGCCGAGTGCGGACGCAGACGGGTGCTGGAGCCGGTCGAGACGGAGCTGGCGCGGTACGGGGAGGTACGGGCGCAGTACGTGGTCGCGGCGGGCGGGGCGTGA
- a CDS encoding methyltransferase domain-containing protein: MGSTGGSTRSAPDAAERVARRKPAGREADGYAEEAAALRTGLVREIVAGGGLTDPAWRAAFEEVPRHLFVPYYYEAGDAAAAAAPPDTRTTRAGEAGTAHGTVGYTRLWRDDPHPLRRARWLAGAYADAPLATRVRDGELITSSSQPSLMARMLQALQVRDGDRVLEIGAGTGYNAALLAHRLGDAHVATLDLDPEITEAARNHLAAAGFRPAVVTGDGARGCPLHAPYDRIIATCAVASIPSAWLGQCRPDALILTPLATGLIALRVADARHAEGHFLAIPAYFVPLRGSGPPPQVPTHGLPSRPLLDDSFRFLLNVAAGHLEPVEALALWEHEGRPGRERYGVTVRGERQWAWLDDPEGAYGWPLGPPGRLGPFQGLSPGAP; this comes from the coding sequence ATGGGCAGCACGGGCGGGAGCACACGCAGTGCGCCGGACGCCGCGGAGCGTGTGGCGCGGCGGAAGCCTGCCGGCCGGGAGGCCGACGGGTACGCCGAGGAGGCCGCGGCGCTGCGGACCGGGCTGGTCCGGGAGATCGTGGCGGGCGGCGGACTCACCGACCCCGCCTGGCGGGCGGCCTTCGAGGAGGTGCCGCGCCATCTCTTCGTGCCCTACTACTACGAGGCGGGGGACGCGGCCGCGGCGGCCGCGCCGCCGGACACCAGGACAACACGGGCAGGAGAGGCGGGCACGGCACACGGGACGGTCGGCTACACCCGGCTGTGGCGCGACGATCCCCACCCGCTGCGCCGGGCCCGCTGGCTGGCCGGGGCCTACGCGGACGCCCCGCTCGCCACCCGGGTGCGCGACGGTGAGCTGATCACCTCCAGCAGCCAGCCGTCGCTGATGGCGCGGATGCTCCAGGCGCTCCAGGTGCGGGACGGGGACCGGGTGCTGGAGATCGGCGCGGGCACCGGCTACAACGCCGCGCTGCTGGCCCACCGGCTCGGCGACGCCCACGTCGCCACCCTCGATCTCGACCCGGAGATCACCGAGGCCGCCCGCAACCATCTGGCCGCGGCCGGATTCCGCCCCGCGGTCGTCACCGGCGACGGGGCGCGCGGATGCCCGCTGCACGCTCCCTACGACCGGATCATCGCCACCTGCGCCGTGGCGTCCATCCCGTCCGCATGGCTCGGCCAGTGCCGGCCGGACGCGCTGATCCTGACGCCGCTCGCGACCGGGCTGATCGCCCTGAGAGTCGCCGACGCCCGCCATGCCGAGGGGCACTTCCTGGCCATCCCCGCGTACTTCGTCCCGCTGCGCGGCAGCGGTCCGCCGCCTCAGGTGCCCACCCACGGGCTGCCGTCCCGGCCGCTGCTGGACGACTCCTTCCGCTTCCTGCTGAACGTGGCCGCGGGCCATCTGGAGCCGGTCGAGGCCCTCGCGCTGTGGGAGCACGAGGGCAGGCCGGGGCGGGAGCGCTACGGGGTGACGGTGCGCGGCGAGCGCCAATGGGCCTGGCTGGACGACCCGGAGGGCGCCTACGGCTGGCCGCTGGGCCCTCCCGGCCGTCTTGGGCCCTTCCAGGGTCTCAGCCCCGGCGCACCGTGA
- a CDS encoding globin — MKEIPRGTLQEQTFYEQVGGEQTFRRLVHRFYQGVAEDPLLRPMYPEEDLGPAEERLTLFLMQYWGGPRTYSDNRGHPRLRMRHAPFTVNRAAHDAWLRHMRDAVDELELAPELERQLWHYLTYAAASMINTEG, encoded by the coding sequence GTGAAAGAGATTCCGCGAGGCACACTTCAGGAGCAGACCTTCTACGAGCAGGTCGGTGGCGAGCAGACCTTCCGGCGTCTGGTGCACCGCTTCTACCAGGGGGTCGCGGAGGACCCGCTGCTCCGGCCGATGTACCCCGAGGAGGACCTGGGTCCGGCCGAGGAGCGGCTCACACTCTTCCTGATGCAGTACTGGGGCGGCCCCCGCACCTACAGCGACAACCGCGGCCACCCCCGGCTCCGCATGCGCCACGCCCCCTTCACCGTGAACCGCGCCGCCCATGACGCCTGGCTGCGCCATATGCGCGACGCGGTGGACGAGCTGGAGCTGGCCCCGGAGCTCGAGCGCCAGCTGTGGCACTACCTCACCTACGCCGCCGCCTCCATGATCAACACCGAGGGCTGA
- a CDS encoding Cys-Gln thioester bond-forming surface protein produces MISVRRRGAARLAAAVLASGLVAAGAIATAGTAAADDAPPSQGGATATLGGLKTFDKAIIHDNGKDQQVGAGLFEMSVDNGGSIQTYCIDLHNPTQSKAKYEEKSWAETSLANNPNAGKINWVLQNSYPQVNDLGALAKTAGTGPLTEKTAAAGTQVAIWRFSDNAKVDAADPQAEKLADYLEKNAQNLQEPKASLSLDPPAVSGKAGERLGPVKVHTNADSVTLAPGTESAGGVKLVDKSGKTITSAADGGEVYFDVPEGAADGSATLTAQAATKVPVGRAFASATKSQTQILAGSSESTVSATATANWAKKGAVPAVSAEKDCAKGGVDITASNKGDEAFTFELLGQKYTVEAGQSKTVTAPVKEDQSYKFTISGPNGFTKTFSGVLDCKTSSSGGSSDTPSSQPSPASAGGSTGGDTSGGDLAETGSSSNTPMIAGIAVALVVVGGGAIFFVRKKKATAGE; encoded by the coding sequence ATGATTTCTGTAAGGAGGCGGGGCGCTGCCCGCCTTGCGGCCGCCGTGCTGGCGTCCGGTCTGGTCGCGGCGGGTGCGATAGCCACCGCCGGCACCGCCGCCGCCGATGACGCGCCCCCGAGCCAGGGCGGCGCGACCGCCACGCTGGGCGGTCTCAAGACGTTCGACAAGGCCATCATCCACGACAACGGCAAGGACCAGCAGGTCGGCGCCGGTCTCTTCGAGATGTCGGTCGACAATGGCGGTTCCATCCAGACGTACTGCATTGATCTGCACAACCCGACGCAGAGCAAGGCGAAGTACGAGGAGAAGTCCTGGGCCGAGACGTCCCTGGCGAACAACCCCAACGCGGGCAAGATCAACTGGGTTCTTCAGAACTCCTACCCGCAGGTGAACGACCTCGGCGCGCTCGCGAAGACGGCGGGCACCGGTCCCCTCACCGAGAAGACCGCCGCCGCGGGGACGCAGGTCGCCATCTGGCGCTTCTCCGACAACGCGAAGGTGGACGCGGCCGACCCGCAGGCCGAGAAGCTGGCCGACTACCTGGAGAAGAACGCCCAGAACCTCCAGGAGCCCAAGGCGTCGCTGAGCCTGGACCCGCCGGCCGTCTCCGGCAAGGCCGGTGAGCGGCTCGGCCCGGTCAAGGTCCACACCAACGCCGACAGCGTCACCCTGGCCCCGGGCACCGAGTCCGCGGGCGGCGTCAAGCTCGTCGACAAGAGCGGCAAGACCATCACCAGCGCCGCCGACGGCGGCGAGGTGTACTTCGACGTCCCGGAGGGCGCGGCGGACGGCTCCGCCACGCTGACCGCCCAGGCCGCCACCAAGGTTCCGGTGGGCCGCGCGTTCGCCAGCGCCACCAAGAGCCAGACCCAGATCCTGGCCGGCTCGAGCGAGAGCACCGTCTCCGCCACCGCCACCGCGAACTGGGCGAAGAAGGGCGCGGTCCCGGCGGTCTCCGCCGAGAAGGACTGCGCCAAGGGCGGCGTGGACATCACGGCCAGCAACAAGGGCGACGAGGCGTTCACCTTCGAGCTGCTGGGCCAGAAGTACACCGTCGAGGCGGGTCAGTCGAAGACCGTCACCGCCCCGGTGAAGGAGGACCAGAGCTACAAGTTCACCATCTCCGGTCCGAACGGCTTCACGAAGACCTTCTCCGGCGTTCTCGACTGCAAGACCTCCAGCAGCGGCGGCAGCAGCGACACCCCCTCCTCGCAGCCGAGCCCCGCGTCGGCCGGTGGCAGCACCGGTGGTGACACCTCCGGTGGCGACCTCGCCGAGACCGGTAGCAGCAGCAACACCCCGATGATCGCGGGCATCGCCGTGGCGCTGGTCGTGGTCGGCGGCGGCGCGATCTTCTTCGTCCGTAAGAAGAAGGCGACCGCGGGCGAGTGA
- a CDS encoding class I SAM-dependent methyltransferase, producing the protein MRSGTPSTAGYGEDAEGLARRHEGVAFDIVHEEFLPWLPPGPSRIVDIGAGSGRDAAALAARGHQVVAVEPTPELRRIGQRLHADAAIDWTDDAVPSLTGLRGPFDFMLLSAVWMHLDEQERDDAMRRLAELVAPGGCVALSLRHGPVPAGRRMFAVSAAETVALAGRFGLSTVHRSDKGPDCLSREGVSWSALVFRAERHAAPGVSR; encoded by the coding sequence ATGCGGTCCGGAACGCCCAGTACGGCTGGCTACGGGGAGGATGCCGAGGGGCTTGCCCGTCGGCATGAGGGTGTTGCGTTCGACATCGTGCACGAGGAATTCCTGCCGTGGTTGCCGCCGGGTCCGAGCAGGATTGTTGACATCGGGGCCGGCAGTGGCCGCGACGCTGCCGCGCTGGCCGCCCGTGGGCATCAGGTGGTGGCCGTAGAGCCCACGCCGGAGCTGCGGCGGATCGGGCAGCGCCTCCACGCGGATGCGGCGATCGACTGGACCGACGACGCCGTTCCTTCCCTGACCGGTCTCCGCGGACCCTTCGACTTCATGCTGCTCTCCGCGGTGTGGATGCACCTGGACGAGCAGGAGCGCGACGATGCCATGCGGCGGCTGGCCGAGTTGGTGGCCCCGGGAGGATGCGTTGCCCTCTCGCTGCGGCACGGCCCGGTTCCTGCCGGGCGGCGGATGTTCGCGGTGTCCGCGGCCGAGACCGTGGCGCTGGCGGGACGGTTCGGTCTGTCCACGGTGCACCGCAGCGACAAGGGGCCGGACTGTCTCAGCCGGGAAGGCGTGAGCTGGAGCGCCCTGGTCTTCCGCGCGGAGCGGCACGCCGCGCCGGGGGTGAGCCGATGA
- the ettA gene encoding energy-dependent translational throttle protein EttA, with protein MAEFIYTMRKTRKAHGDKVILDDVTLSFLPGAKIGVVGPNGAGKSTVLKIMAGLEQPSNGDAFLSPGYSVGILLQEPPLDESKTVLENVQDGVAVTKGKLDRFNEIAEQMATDYSDELLEEMGKLQEDLDHSNAWDLDAQLEQAMDALGCPPGDWPVTTLSGGEKRRVALCKLLLEAPDLLLLDEPTNHLDAESVNWLEQHLAKYAGTVVAITHDRYFLDNVAEWILELDRGRAIGYEGNYSTYLEKKQARLKVEGQKDAKRAKRLKEELDWVRSNAKGRQAKSRARLTRYEEMAAEAEKTRKLDFEEIQIPPGPRLGNVVVEVENLSKAFGEKVLIDDLSFTLPRNGIVGVIGPNGAGKTTLFKMIQGLETADAGSIKVGETVKISYVDQSRANIDPKKTLWAVVSDELDYINVGQVEMPSRAYVSAFGFKGPDQQKPAGVLSGGERNRLNLALTLKQGGNLLLLDEPTNDLDVETLSSLENALLDFPGCAVVVSHDRWFLDRVATHILAYEGDSKWFWFEGNFESYEKNKVERLGPDAARPHRATYKKLTRG; from the coding sequence TTGGCTGAGTTCATCTACACCATGCGCAAGACGCGCAAGGCGCACGGCGACAAGGTGATCCTCGACGATGTCACGCTGAGCTTTCTGCCCGGCGCGAAAATCGGCGTCGTGGGCCCCAACGGCGCCGGTAAGTCGACGGTGCTGAAGATCATGGCCGGCCTGGAGCAGCCGTCCAATGGTGACGCATTCCTCTCACCCGGCTACAGCGTGGGCATCCTGCTCCAGGAGCCCCCGCTGGACGAGTCCAAGACCGTGCTGGAGAACGTCCAGGACGGCGTGGCGGTCACCAAGGGCAAGCTGGACCGCTTCAACGAGATCGCCGAGCAGATGGCGACCGACTACAGCGACGAGCTGCTGGAGGAGATGGGCAAGCTCCAGGAGGACCTGGACCACTCCAATGCCTGGGACCTGGATGCCCAGCTCGAGCAGGCCATGGACGCCCTCGGCTGCCCGCCCGGCGACTGGCCGGTCACCACCCTCTCCGGTGGTGAGAAGCGCCGCGTCGCGCTCTGCAAGCTGCTGCTGGAGGCCCCCGACCTGCTGCTGCTCGACGAGCCCACCAACCACCTCGACGCCGAGTCCGTCAACTGGCTGGAGCAGCACCTCGCCAAGTACGCGGGCACCGTCGTGGCCATCACCCACGACCGGTACTTCCTGGACAACGTCGCCGAATGGATCCTGGAGCTCGACCGCGGCCGCGCCATCGGCTACGAGGGCAACTACTCCACCTACCTGGAGAAGAAGCAGGCCCGTCTGAAGGTCGAGGGCCAGAAGGACGCCAAGCGCGCCAAGCGCCTCAAGGAGGAGCTGGACTGGGTCCGCTCCAACGCCAAGGGCCGCCAGGCCAAGTCCCGCGCCCGGCTGACCCGTTACGAGGAGATGGCCGCCGAGGCCGAGAAGACCCGGAAGCTGGACTTCGAGGAGATCCAGATCCCGCCGGGCCCGCGCCTGGGCAATGTCGTGGTCGAGGTGGAGAACCTCTCCAAGGCGTTCGGCGAGAAGGTCCTGATCGACGACCTCTCCTTCACCCTGCCGCGGAACGGCATCGTCGGTGTCATCGGCCCCAACGGCGCCGGTAAGACCACGCTCTTCAAGATGATCCAGGGCCTGGAGACCGCCGACGCGGGCAGCATCAAGGTCGGCGAGACCGTCAAGATCTCCTACGTCGACCAGAGCCGCGCCAACATCGACCCCAAGAAGACGCTGTGGGCGGTCGTCTCCGACGAGCTCGACTACATCAACGTCGGCCAGGTCGAGATGCCCTCCCGCGCCTATGTCTCCGCCTTCGGCTTCAAGGGCCCGGACCAGCAGAAGCCGGCCGGGGTGCTCTCGGGCGGTGAGCGCAACCGCCTCAACCTCGCGCTCACCCTCAAGCAGGGCGGCAATCTGCTGCTCCTGGACGAGCCCACCAACGACCTCGACGTGGAGACGCTCTCCTCGCTGGAGAACGCGCTGCTCGACTTCCCCGGCTGCGCCGTGGTCGTCTCCCACGACCGTTGGTTCCTCGACCGCGTCGCCACCCACATCCTGGCGTACGAGGGCGACTCCAAGTGGTTCTGGTTCGAGGGCAACTTCGAGTCGTACGAGAAGAACAAGGTCGAGCGGCTCGGCCCGGACGCGGCCCGTCCGCACCGCGCCACCTACAAGAAGCTGACCCGGGGCTGA
- a CDS encoding dynamin family protein, whose amino-acid sequence MDVRPRLLDALTSLRDRVDAARFPLPLPGADRARRSRAELLAQLDDYLVPRLRAPEAPLLAVIGGSTGAGKSTLVNSLVGRRVTEAGVLRPTTRTPVLVCHPDDHPWFAGQRVLPRLTRVWVPAQGERAESAYDEEGRAQEGPAALRVETDPGLARGLALLDAPDIDSLVARNRDLAAELICAADIWVLVTTATRYGDAVPWHLLRTAKEYDVTLVTVLDRVPHQLAAEVSRQYAGLLTAAGLGDVPRFTIPELPESAGGGSGLLPATAVAALRTWLTQHAQDPYARTVAAARTAAGTLASLRARMPALAGAAAAQHAAAMRLIQRVEGAYGEAGERVRREIAQGAPLAGDALTHWHGLPHASAPDELLTALTDSLATLLRSAAATADERVAEAGRQDPAARAGLAPSDARGAAERIGVAVRHWRRCAEELAEEEARARIAECGGSCVPEEIAALLAASLLGGRRARKAGEKLAETLGAHAALRLGDRGGRLLDGCVTRVMRAERDRRLAPLDALDMSPEHQVELIAALSVLQKER is encoded by the coding sequence TTGGACGTACGGCCCCGGCTGCTCGACGCGCTGACCTCACTGCGTGACCGTGTCGACGCCGCTCGGTTTCCGCTCCCCCTTCCCGGCGCCGACCGCGCTCGCCGTAGCCGTGCCGAGCTGCTCGCTCAACTGGACGACTACCTCGTGCCCCGGTTGCGCGCCCCCGAAGCGCCCCTGCTGGCGGTAATCGGGGGATCGACGGGAGCGGGCAAGTCCACTCTGGTCAATTCGCTGGTCGGCCGACGCGTCACCGAGGCCGGTGTGTTGCGGCCCACAACGCGTACGCCGGTGCTGGTGTGCCACCCCGATGACCACCCCTGGTTCGCCGGGCAGCGGGTGCTGCCGCGGCTCACCCGGGTCTGGGTGCCGGCGCAGGGGGAGCGGGCGGAGAGCGCGTACGACGAGGAGGGGCGGGCGCAGGAGGGGCCGGCGGCGCTGCGGGTGGAGACCGACCCGGGGCTGGCGCGGGGGCTCGCGCTGCTCGACGCGCCCGACATCGACTCGCTGGTCGCGCGGAACCGCGATCTGGCCGCGGAACTGATCTGCGCCGCCGACATCTGGGTGCTCGTCACCACCGCCACCCGCTACGGCGACGCCGTCCCCTGGCATCTGCTGCGGACCGCCAAGGAGTACGACGTCACCCTCGTCACCGTCCTCGACCGGGTGCCGCACCAGCTGGCCGCCGAGGTCTCCCGGCAGTACGCCGGGCTCCTTACGGCGGCCGGACTCGGCGATGTCCCACGCTTCACCATCCCCGAGCTCCCGGAATCCGCGGGCGGCGGCAGCGGGCTGCTCCCGGCCACCGCCGTCGCCGCCCTGCGGACCTGGCTCACCCAGCACGCACAGGATCCGTACGCCCGTACGGTCGCCGCCGCCCGTACGGCCGCCGGGACCCTCGCCTCGCTGCGCGCCCGGATGCCCGCGCTGGCAGGGGCCGCGGCGGCGCAGCACGCGGCCGCGATGCGGCTGATCCAGCGGGTCGAGGGCGCGTACGGGGAGGCCGGGGAGCGGGTGCGGCGCGAGATCGCGCAGGGCGCGCCGCTCGCGGGCGATGCGCTCACCCACTGGCACGGCCTGCCGCACGCCAGCGCCCCCGATGAGCTCCTTACGGCTCTCACCGACTCCCTGGCCACCCTGCTGCGCAGCGCGGCCGCCACGGCCGACGAACGGGTCGCGGAGGCCGGGAGGCAGGATCCGGCAGCGCGGGCCGGGCTCGCCCCGAGCGACGCGCGGGGCGCCGCCGAGCGGATCGGCGTGGCCGTACGGCACTGGCGGCGCTGCGCCGAGGAGCTGGCCGAGGAAGAGGCCCGGGCCCGGATCGCCGAATGCGGGGGCAGCTGCGTGCCCGAGGAGATCGCCGCCCTGCTCGCCGCGTCCCTCCTGGGCGGCCGCCGAGCCCGTAAGGCGGGCGAGAAGCTCGCCGAGACCCTGGGCGCGCATGCGGCACTGCGCCTGGGCGACCGCGGCGGACGGCTGCTCGACGGCTGTGTCACCCGGGTCATGCGGGCGGAGCGCGACCGCAGGCTCGCCCCTCTGGACGCCCTGGACATGTCCCCGGAACACCAGGTCGAGCTGATCGCCGCGCTGTCCGTGCTTCAGAAGGAGAGGTGA
- a CDS encoding acyl-CoA thioesterase: MARHIYPCPLRWSDMDAFGHVNNVTFLRYLEEARVDFMWRLAPGNGSDAFTGGVVVARHEIDYLKPLVHRHRPVTIETWVTEIKAAYLTLRYEIKDEDALYVRAATRIVPYDLDQGRPRRVTPEEEKFLTEYLEPDPVKKGAAKKASAASTKPAGAADGAGRAEGAVSV; encoded by the coding sequence ATGGCACGCCATATCTACCCCTGTCCCCTGCGCTGGTCCGACATGGACGCGTTCGGCCACGTCAACAACGTGACCTTCCTCCGCTATCTGGAGGAGGCCCGGGTCGACTTCATGTGGCGGCTGGCGCCGGGGAACGGGAGTGACGCGTTCACCGGCGGCGTGGTCGTGGCCCGGCACGAGATCGACTATCTGAAGCCCCTGGTCCACCGGCACCGGCCGGTGACGATCGAGACCTGGGTGACGGAGATCAAGGCCGCGTACCTCACCCTGCGCTATGAGATCAAGGACGAGGACGCCCTGTATGTGCGTGCCGCCACCCGCATCGTGCCCTACGACCTCGACCAGGGCCGCCCGCGCCGGGTCACCCCGGAAGAGGAGAAGTTCCTGACCGAGTACCTGGAGCCGGACCCGGTGAAGAAGGGCGCCGCCAAGAAGGCGTCCGCGGCGTCCACGAAGCCCGCCGGAGCCGCCGATGGCGCCGGGCGGGCGGAGGGGGCCGTCTCGGTATGA
- a CDS encoding single-stranded DNA-binding protein gives MNESWVTVVGNAATRPDFWETAAGVAVARFRLAATVRRWDRGRDAWADAYTSFYTVWTWRSLAANVAGSVSLGEPLVVHGTLRVREREWDRERERERDRPLQGDRPLQGEGEGGWGGGAATPPAPGGDSGGGAHQPRRWVTAEIDAVAVGHDLTRGTSAFRRVSQAKPLLNTPTGATSP, from the coding sequence GTGAACGAGAGCTGGGTGACCGTGGTGGGGAACGCCGCGACGCGGCCGGACTTCTGGGAGACGGCGGCGGGTGTCGCGGTGGCCCGATTTCGGCTGGCGGCGACGGTGCGGCGCTGGGACCGGGGGCGGGACGCGTGGGCGGACGCGTACACGAGTTTCTACACGGTCTGGACGTGGCGGTCGCTGGCCGCGAATGTCGCGGGGTCGGTATCGCTCGGTGAACCCCTCGTCGTCCATGGGACGTTGCGGGTGCGAGAGCGCGAATGGGACCGGGAGCGAGAGCGGGAGAGGGATCGGCCCCTTCAGGGAGACCGGCCGCTTCAGGGAGAAGGGGAAGGGGGATGGGGAGGAGGCGCGGCCACGCCTCCGGCCCCGGGTGGGGATTCCGGTGGCGGGGCGCATCAGCCCAGGCGCTGGGTCACCGCGGAGATCGACGCGGTGGCGGTCGGACACGACCTCACGCGGGGTACATCCGCATTTCGCCGGGTTTCACAGGCCAAACCGCTTCTAAACACACCGACCGGGGCAACTTCCCCGTGA